A stretch of the Bacillus sp. B-jedd genome encodes the following:
- a CDS encoding DUF72 domain-containing protein — protein sequence MIYIGVTGWGDHDSLYGPGIPAKEKLSEYAGHFPTVEVDASFYAIQPIKNAQRWVDQVPEGFQFVVKAYQGMTGHQRGGTPFETEEEMFTAFKESLAPYIAQNKLAMVLFQFPPWFECKKENVEYLRFCKKEMDDLPCAVEFRHQSWYAPDFRTKTLEFLRSEGWIHTVCDEPQAGSGSIPIVLEATQPDKTLVRFHGRNVHGWQKKNAKNWREVRYLYKYNQQELSEWAGLLKKLQHQSKDIYVLFNNNSGGDAAGNAKEMIGILGVDYDILAPRQLDLF from the coding sequence ATGATTTACATAGGTGTAACAGGGTGGGGCGACCACGACAGCCTGTACGGCCCCGGCATACCCGCGAAAGAGAAATTGAGTGAATATGCGGGCCATTTCCCGACTGTCGAGGTGGATGCTTCTTTTTATGCGATTCAGCCTATTAAAAATGCGCAGCGATGGGTTGATCAGGTTCCAGAAGGATTCCAGTTCGTTGTGAAAGCTTATCAAGGCATGACCGGCCATCAGCGCGGCGGCACCCCTTTTGAGACAGAAGAAGAAATGTTCACCGCCTTTAAGGAATCCCTGGCACCATACATTGCGCAAAATAAACTTGCGATGGTCCTGTTCCAGTTCCCGCCATGGTTCGAATGCAAAAAGGAGAATGTGGAATACTTGCGTTTTTGCAAAAAGGAAATGGACGATCTGCCATGTGCGGTTGAATTTCGGCACCAGTCCTGGTATGCACCCGACTTCCGCACAAAAACCCTCGAATTCTTAAGAAGTGAAGGCTGGATTCACACCGTGTGCGATGAGCCTCAGGCAGGCTCGGGTTCAATTCCGATAGTGCTTGAAGCGACGCAACCTGATAAAACACTGGTCCGGTTCCATGGAAGGAACGTCCACGGCTGGCAAAAGAAGAACGCCAAAAATTGGCGTGAAGTCCGTTACCTTTATAAATATAATCAACAAGAGCTGAGTGAATGGGCGGGGCTGCTCAAAAAACTCCAGCACCAAAGCAAAGACATATATGTGTTGTTCAATAATAATTCAGGAGGGGACGCCGCCGGCAACGCGAAGGAGATGATCGGAATTTTGGGAGTGGATTACGACATCCTGGCGCCGAGGCAACTTGACCTGTTTTAA
- a CDS encoding cysteine desulfurase, which yields MNSAEIRQLFPILNQEVNGKPLVYLDSGATSQKPVQVIEALDKYYREYNSNVHRGVHTLGTKATDAFEGAREKARKFINAKSTQEIIYMRGTTTALNTVAHSYGTANLREGDEIVITPMEHHSNIIPWQQAAKRTGATLKYMPLQEDGTISLEDARKTITENTKIVSIVHISNVLGVVNPVKEITQIAHENGAIMVVDGAQSAPHMKVDVQDLDCDFFAFSGHKMCGPTGIGVLYGKKHLLENMEPIEFGGEMIDFVHDFDSTWKELPWKFEAGTPIIGGAIGLGAAIDFLQEVGMDNIEAHDRRLGAYALDKMSKIEGMSIYGPRNPEQRTGIVTFNIADVHPHDVATVLDAEGIAVRAGHHCAQVLMRWLKASATARASMYLYNTEEDIDRLVEGLVKTKEYFSDVF from the coding sequence ATTAACTCCGCCGAGATTCGCCAGCTGTTTCCGATATTGAACCAGGAAGTGAATGGAAAGCCTCTTGTCTACCTCGACAGCGGTGCGACTTCCCAAAAGCCGGTTCAGGTCATTGAAGCGCTAGACAAATACTATCGCGAATATAATTCCAACGTCCACCGCGGTGTGCATACACTCGGCACAAAGGCGACCGACGCCTTTGAAGGGGCTCGAGAAAAAGCGCGGAAGTTCATCAATGCCAAATCGACTCAGGAAATCATTTATATGCGCGGGACGACTACAGCATTAAATACTGTCGCCCACAGCTATGGCACGGCAAACTTACGGGAGGGCGATGAAATCGTCATTACCCCGATGGAGCATCACAGTAACATCATTCCGTGGCAGCAGGCTGCTAAACGCACCGGCGCCACATTGAAATACATGCCTCTTCAGGAAGACGGCACAATTTCTCTTGAGGACGCCCGTAAAACGATTACGGAAAACACAAAAATCGTTTCCATCGTCCATATCTCCAATGTCCTTGGCGTTGTCAACCCGGTAAAGGAAATCACACAAATTGCCCACGAAAATGGCGCTATCATGGTAGTGGATGGAGCGCAGAGCGCTCCCCACATGAAGGTCGATGTCCAGGATTTAGATTGCGATTTCTTCGCCTTTTCCGGCCATAAAATGTGCGGACCGACCGGTATTGGGGTATTATACGGGAAAAAGCATCTTTTGGAGAACATGGAGCCGATTGAATTCGGCGGTGAAATGATTGATTTTGTCCATGATTTCGACTCGACCTGGAAGGAGCTTCCGTGGAAATTCGAAGCGGGTACCCCGATTATCGGAGGTGCCATCGGCCTCGGTGCCGCGATTGATTTTTTGCAGGAAGTGGGCATGGACAATATCGAAGCGCATGATCGCAGGCTAGGCGCCTATGCGCTGGACAAAATGTCCAAGATTGAAGGAATGTCGATTTATGGTCCAAGGAATCCTGAGCAACGGACAGGGATTGTCACGTTCAATATCGCGGATGTCCATCCGCATGATGTCGCGACTGTCCTTGACGCAGAGGGTATCGCCGTCCGTGCGGGCCACCACTGCGCCCAAGTGCTGATGAGATGGCTGAAGGCATCGGCTACAGCAAGGGCCAGCATGTATTTGTACAACACAGAAGAGGATATTGACAGGCTTGTTGAAGGACTTGTCAAAACAAAGGAGTATTTCAGCGATGTCTTCTAA
- a CDS encoding sulfite exporter TauE/SafE family protein → MEWIFIIIIGLVASSLGSLIGLGGGIIVVPALLYVASLGILPDISPREIVGTSLFTMIFTGMSSTIGYVKHKTIDYKSGLVFLAGSAPGGIFGAWMVKHLDVQAFNLYFGLFVLFVSAVMVLRSKIKPIPYNKESGYTRTFTDISGQTFEYGYNPVVGILISLVIGFISGIFGVGGGSLMVPAMILFFYFPPHVAVATSMFMIFLSSIISSIAHITLGNINWLYALALIPGAWIGAQIGVFLNRRLKSKTIVLLLRAILIIIGIRLIFEGITG, encoded by the coding sequence ATGGAATGGATATTTATAATAATCATCGGGCTCGTGGCGAGCTCGCTCGGTTCACTGATCGGCTTAGGCGGAGGAATCATAGTCGTTCCCGCTCTTCTTTACGTTGCATCCCTTGGAATCCTGCCTGATATTTCACCGCGGGAAATCGTTGGAACTTCATTGTTTACCATGATTTTTACTGGGATGTCTTCGACAATCGGTTATGTTAAACATAAAACAATTGATTACAAAAGCGGACTCGTTTTTCTCGCCGGTAGCGCCCCAGGCGGGATTTTTGGCGCCTGGATGGTCAAGCACCTTGATGTGCAGGCTTTTAATCTCTATTTCGGCTTATTCGTCCTTTTCGTATCAGCTGTGATGGTACTAAGAAGCAAGATCAAGCCGATTCCATACAATAAAGAATCCGGCTATACGAGAACTTTCACTGATATTTCGGGGCAGACATTTGAATATGGATATAACCCTGTTGTCGGGATATTGATTTCACTTGTAATAGGCTTTATCTCCGGCATTTTCGGGGTCGGTGGAGGATCGCTCATGGTACCGGCAATGATTCTGTTTTTCTATTTCCCACCGCACGTCGCCGTGGCGACTTCGATGTTCATGATATTCCTGTCATCGATCATCAGCTCCATTGCCCACATCACGCTCGGAAACATCAACTGGCTGTATGCGCTCGCCCTCATCCCGGGTGCCTGGATTGGCGCGCAAATCGGCGTTTTCCTGAACCGCAGGCTTAAAAGCAAAACAATCGTCCTGCTCCTGCGAGCCATCCTCATCATCATCGGCATTCGGCTTATTTTTGAAGGAATTACCGGGTGA
- a CDS encoding carboxymuconolactone decarboxylase family protein, producing the protein MEHFHDPKNSTEAALYEYKAGLGLFTQKMPEIARHYNAFTEECFKEGVLSQKDKHLIALGVALYSQDEYCIIYHLKGCLDQGASEEEILETIGVTAAFGGGAAMSQGVTLVQEAMDELNQLKQ; encoded by the coding sequence ATGGAACATTTTCATGATCCTAAAAATTCTACAGAAGCGGCCCTTTATGAATACAAGGCCGGGCTTGGATTGTTTACACAGAAAATGCCGGAAATAGCACGCCATTATAATGCATTTACAGAGGAATGCTTCAAGGAAGGCGTACTCTCACAGAAGGACAAGCACCTAATTGCATTGGGTGTTGCTCTTTATTCACAAGATGAATATTGCATTATCTACCACTTAAAGGGATGTCTAGACCAGGGCGCATCTGAGGAAGAAATTCTGGAAACAATCGGGGTGACTGCTGCCTTTGGCGGCGGGGCAGCGATGAGCCAGGGGGTAACACTCGTCCAGGAAGCAATGGATGAACTAAACCAATTAAAACAATAG
- a CDS encoding MetQ/NlpA family ABC transporter substrate-binding protein, translating into MKKWLGTILTFALVLVLASCGSSDNKAGSDKKEDKKIVVGASNVPHAVILEKAKPFLKEKGYDLEIKTFTDYILPNKSLAAKELDANYFQHIPYFNSQVKENNYDFANAGGIHIEPIGVYSKKYKSLEELPDGAHIIVSSSVPDHGRILTMLEAKGLIKLKEGVEKTTATVEDIVDNPKKIKFDAKYEAALLPQIYSKGEGDAVLINSNYALDAGLNPVKDSIAIEESDSPYVNIIAVNKGDENSDKIKALVEVLRSKEIQDFILKEYGGSVVPVSE; encoded by the coding sequence ATGAAAAAATGGTTAGGCACTATTTTAACTTTTGCACTTGTACTTGTACTTGCTTCCTGCGGAAGTTCCGACAACAAGGCGGGAAGCGATAAGAAGGAAGACAAGAAGATTGTTGTCGGCGCGTCCAACGTACCGCATGCTGTCATCCTTGAAAAAGCAAAGCCATTCCTGAAGGAAAAAGGCTATGACTTGGAAATCAAGACATTTACTGACTACATTCTTCCAAACAAATCTTTGGCAGCGAAAGAACTGGATGCGAACTACTTCCAACACATCCCTTACTTCAATTCCCAAGTGAAGGAAAACAACTATGATTTTGCCAATGCGGGCGGTATCCACATCGAACCAATCGGCGTATATTCTAAGAAATACAAAAGTCTTGAAGAACTTCCGGATGGTGCGCACATCATTGTCAGCTCCTCTGTACCTGACCACGGACGAATCCTGACTATGCTTGAAGCAAAAGGTCTGATCAAACTGAAAGAAGGCGTTGAAAAAACGACCGCGACAGTGGAGGACATCGTTGACAACCCTAAAAAGATTAAATTCGATGCGAAATATGAAGCGGCACTTCTTCCGCAAATTTATAGCAAGGGCGAAGGGGACGCAGTTCTAATCAACTCCAACTACGCTCTAGATGCCGGCCTGAATCCGGTTAAAGACTCGATTGCAATTGAAGAAAGCGATTCTCCATACGTTAACATCATTGCCGTGAATAAAGGCGATGAAAATAGCGACAAGATCAAAGCTTTAGTAGAAGTCCTTCGTTCCAAGGAAATCCAGGACTTCATCCTTAAAGAATACGGCGGCTCTGTCGTTCCAGTATCTGAATAA
- the sufU gene encoding Fe-S cluster assembly sulfur transfer protein SufU: protein MSSNNLDQLYRQVIMDHYKNPRNKGVIEDGSLTVNMNNPTCGDRIQLTMNVEDGIVTNAKFEGEGCSISMSSASMMTQAIKGKKTEDALKLSKIFSDMMQGKEYEDDLDLGDIEALSGVSKFPARIKCATLAWKAMEKGLGDETNE from the coding sequence ATGTCTTCTAATAATTTGGATCAGCTTTACCGCCAGGTGATCATGGACCATTACAAGAATCCCCGCAATAAAGGGGTCATCGAAGATGGAAGCCTGACGGTCAATATGAATAACCCAACCTGCGGAGACCGGATCCAGCTTACAATGAACGTTGAAGACGGGATAGTAACAAATGCGAAGTTCGAAGGGGAAGGCTGCTCCATTTCCATGTCCTCCGCTTCGATGATGACGCAGGCGATTAAAGGGAAGAAAACGGAAGACGCTTTGAAGTTGTCGAAGATTTTTTCCGACATGATGCAGGGAAAAGAGTACGAGGATGACCTTGACCTTGGTGATATCGAAGCGCTGTCCGGCGTTTCGAAATTCCCGGCGCGGATTAAGTGCGCGACACTGGCGTGGAAAGCGATGGAAAAAGGCCTCGGGGACGAAACTAACGAATAG
- a CDS encoding methionine ABC transporter permease, whose product MTEKFFPNVVWENMWEATIQTLYMTGISVAITFILGIILGLLLFLTGKGNLWENAIVNKIIGAFVNVFRSIPFIILIVLLIPFTMILVGTMIGENAALPALIIGSAPFYARMVEIGLREIDKGVIEAARSMGASTWTIIWKVLLPESMPALVSGITVTAIALVSYTAMAGAIGAGGLGNLAYLEGFQRTRNDVTVMATIIILIIVFIIQFIGDIITRKLDKR is encoded by the coding sequence ATGACTGAGAAATTTTTTCCGAATGTCGTCTGGGAGAATATGTGGGAAGCAACCATCCAAACTCTTTATATGACAGGTATCTCTGTAGCTATCACATTCATCCTTGGCATCATTCTCGGCCTGCTCCTTTTCCTGACTGGTAAGGGGAACTTGTGGGAAAATGCAATTGTCAATAAAATCATCGGTGCATTCGTTAACGTCTTCCGTTCTATCCCATTTATCATTTTGATTGTCCTGTTGATTCCGTTCACGATGATTCTCGTGGGTACGATGATAGGAGAAAATGCAGCTCTTCCTGCACTCATTATTGGTTCCGCTCCTTTTTATGCGCGAATGGTAGAAATCGGCCTTCGTGAAATTGATAAAGGAGTCATTGAGGCGGCAAGGTCAATGGGTGCTTCAACGTGGACGATTATCTGGAAGGTGCTTTTGCCTGAATCAATGCCGGCACTCGTTTCCGGAATCACCGTAACAGCAATTGCGCTTGTCAGCTATACGGCGATGGCGGGAGCGATTGGCGCGGGCGGCCTTGGGAACCTTGCATATCTTGAAGGATTTCAACGTACCCGTAATGATGTCACTGTAATGGCTACAATCATCATTTTAATCATCGTCTTTATCATTCAATTCATCGGGGATATCATTACCCGAAAACTTGATAAACGATAA
- the sufD gene encoding Fe-S cluster assembly protein SufD, with protein sequence MTTETILPFDKEFISSFSKEKAEPAWLEEVRLKALASVDSLPMPRPDKTKIDKWNFTKFERHTVESEPFSSLNDLSEDVKALVDVEGQQNLYIQRNNTPAYLSLSQELKDQGVIFTDIFTAAREHGDLLRRFFMNQAVQADEHRLTALHAALINGGAFLYIPKNLEVSEPIQAVYLHDNPETNLFNHVIVAVEDNSSATYVENYFSTVDGQGVFNIVSEVILGTNARLQYGAVDTLAKGITTYVNRRGVTGRDARIDWALGLMNDGNTISDNVTNLVGDGSHGDLKTVVVGRGEQVQNFTTQIVHFGKNTEGFILKHGVMKDSATSIFNGIGKIEHGATKSNAVQESRVLMLSEKARGDANPILLIDEDDVTAGHAASVGRVDPLQLYYLMSRGIPKQEAERLVIHGFLAPVVNQLPIEGVKKQLTEVIERKVR encoded by the coding sequence ATGACTACTGAAACCATATTGCCTTTTGACAAAGAGTTCATTAGCTCTTTTTCAAAAGAAAAGGCCGAACCGGCATGGCTTGAGGAAGTTCGCCTTAAGGCTCTTGCCAGCGTTGACTCGTTGCCAATGCCAAGGCCTGATAAAACAAAAATTGATAAATGGAATTTCACAAAATTTGAACGCCATACAGTGGAAAGCGAGCCATTCTCATCGCTGAATGACTTGTCTGAGGATGTAAAGGCACTCGTTGATGTGGAAGGCCAGCAGAACTTATATATTCAGCGGAACAATACTCCAGCCTATCTTTCTCTATCCCAGGAGTTGAAGGACCAGGGCGTTATTTTTACCGATATTTTCACAGCGGCAAGGGAGCATGGCGATTTGCTGCGCCGTTTCTTTATGAACCAAGCTGTCCAGGCTGATGAGCATCGCCTCACTGCCCTGCATGCGGCGCTGATCAACGGTGGAGCGTTCCTCTATATTCCTAAGAATCTTGAAGTGAGCGAGCCAATTCAGGCCGTTTACCTTCACGACAATCCAGAAACGAATCTTTTCAACCATGTGATTGTAGCAGTTGAGGATAACAGCTCGGCAACATACGTCGAAAACTATTTTTCGACTGTCGATGGTCAAGGAGTCTTCAATATCGTCAGCGAAGTAATTCTTGGCACGAACGCCCGCCTGCAGTATGGCGCGGTTGACACACTCGCGAAAGGGATTACGACTTACGTGAACCGCCGCGGGGTAACAGGCCGCGATGCCCGGATTGACTGGGCACTGGGCTTGATGAACGATGGCAACACTATTTCCGACAATGTGACAAACCTTGTTGGTGACGGCTCTCACGGCGACCTGAAGACAGTTGTCGTCGGCCGCGGCGAACAAGTCCAGAACTTCACGACCCAGATTGTCCATTTTGGCAAAAACACAGAAGGTTTCATCCTGAAGCACGGCGTCATGAAGGATAGCGCTACGTCTATCTTCAATGGAATCGGTAAAATCGAACACGGAGCGACAAAATCGAATGCGGTCCAGGAATCACGCGTCCTGATGCTTAGCGAAAAAGCGCGCGGCGATGCCAACCCAATCCTTCTTATTGATGAAGATGATGTAACAGCCGGACACGCGGCTTCTGTCGGACGTGTCGATCCTCTTCAGCTTTACTACCTGATGAGCAGGGGAATTCCTAAGCAAGAGGCTGAGCGCCTTGTCATTCATGGTTTCCTCGCTCCTGTTGTTAACCAGCTGCCAATCGAAGGTGTTAAAAAGCAGCTTACAGAAGTGATTGAGAGGAAAGTCAGATGA
- the sufB gene encoding Fe-S cluster assembly protein SufB, whose amino-acid sequence MAKKAPEIGDYKYGFADRDVSIFRSKRGLTREIVEEISKMKEEPQWMLDFRLKSLEHFYNMPMPQWGGDLNSLNFDEITYYVKPSEKTERSWDEVPEEIKATFDKLGIPEAEQKYLAGVSAQYESEVVYHNMQEDLEKLGIVFKDTDSALKENEDIFREHWAKVIPPTDNKFAALNSAVWSGGSFIYVPKGIKVETPLQAYFRINSENMGQFERTLIIVDEGASVHYVEGCTAPVYTTNSLHSAVVEIIIKKDAYCRYTTIQNWANNVYNLVTKRAVCDANATMEWVDGNIGSKLTMKYPAVILRGEGARGMTLSIALAGKGQHQDAGAKMLHLAPNTSSTIVSKSISKHGGKVTYRGIVHFGRKADGARSNIECDTLIMDNQSTSDTIPYNEILNDNISLEHEAKVSKVSEEQLFYLMSRGISEEEATEMIVMGFIEPFTKELPMEYAVEMNRLIKFEMEGSIG is encoded by the coding sequence ATGGCTAAAAAAGCGCCAGAAATCGGTGATTATAAATATGGCTTTGCCGACAGGGACGTTTCCATTTTCCGGTCGAAGCGCGGCCTGACGCGTGAGATTGTAGAGGAAATTTCCAAGATGAAGGAAGAGCCGCAGTGGATGCTCGATTTCCGTCTGAAATCGCTTGAGCATTTTTACAACATGCCAATGCCTCAGTGGGGCGGCGATTTGAATTCATTGAACTTTGATGAAATCACTTATTATGTTAAGCCTTCCGAAAAGACTGAACGGTCATGGGATGAGGTGCCTGAGGAAATCAAGGCGACCTTTGACAAGCTAGGCATTCCGGAAGCGGAACAAAAGTATCTGGCCGGGGTTTCCGCCCAGTACGAATCCGAGGTTGTTTACCACAATATGCAAGAAGATCTCGAGAAACTTGGGATTGTCTTTAAGGATACCGACTCGGCGCTAAAGGAAAATGAAGACATTTTCCGCGAGCACTGGGCAAAAGTAATCCCACCGACTGACAACAAGTTCGCTGCTTTGAACTCGGCCGTTTGGTCGGGCGGCTCGTTCATCTATGTTCCAAAAGGCATAAAAGTCGAGACGCCGCTCCAGGCATACTTCCGGATCAACTCCGAGAACATGGGACAGTTCGAGCGCACGCTGATTATTGTTGACGAAGGTGCATCCGTGCACTATGTCGAGGGCTGTACAGCTCCTGTTTATACAACGAACTCGCTGCATAGCGCGGTTGTTGAAATCATTATCAAGAAAGATGCCTACTGCCGCTACACGACCATCCAGAACTGGGCGAACAACGTTTACAACCTTGTAACGAAGCGCGCGGTTTGTGATGCGAATGCGACAATGGAATGGGTAGACGGCAATATCGGCTCCAAGCTGACAATGAAGTATCCGGCTGTCATTCTACGTGGCGAGGGTGCGCGTGGCATGACGCTGTCCATTGCCCTTGCAGGTAAAGGCCAGCACCAGGATGCAGGCGCGAAGATGCTTCACCTGGCGCCAAACACATCATCGACCATCGTGTCAAAATCAATTTCCAAGCATGGCGGAAAGGTTACCTACCGCGGGATCGTCCACTTCGGACGCAAAGCCGACGGCGCCCGCTCCAACATTGAGTGCGACACGCTGATCATGGATAACCAGTCGACTTCAGATACGATTCCGTACAACGAAATCCTGAACGACAACATTTCCCTTGAGCACGAGGCGAAGGTGTCGAAGGTTTCCGAAGAACAGCTCTTCTACCTGATGAGCCGCGGTATCTCTGAAGAGGAAGCGACCGAAATGATCGTCATGGGCTTCATCGAGCCATTTACGAAAGAACTTCCAATGGAATACGCCGTCGAAATGAACAGATTGATCAAGTTCGAGATGGAAGGATCCATCGGTTAA
- a CDS encoding methionine ABC transporter ATP-binding protein → MISIKNVRKSFSTKQGTLTAVDNVNLEINEGEIFGVIGYSGAGKSTLIRLLNKLESPTEGTITIAGREISRIKGAELRKARQEISMIFQHFNLLWSRTVRDNIAFPLEIAGVTGAERKKKVDELIKLVGLEGRENAYPSQLSGGQKQRVGIARALANNPKVLLCDEATSALDPQTTDSILDLLVDINKRLGLTIVLITHEMHVIRKICHRVAVMESGRIVELGPVLDVFRNPQQPITKRFVQQVTEPEETKDTVEHLVERYPTGSVIQLTFVGESVEQPLITNLIRNFHITANILQGKISQTQSGSYGTLFIHLDGSEQEVAKALEYIRSQQIGVEVIVND, encoded by the coding sequence ATGATTTCAATAAAGAATGTCCGGAAAAGTTTTTCCACGAAACAGGGAACATTGACGGCCGTTGACAATGTCAATCTAGAGATAAATGAAGGGGAAATTTTTGGCGTAATTGGTTACAGCGGCGCCGGAAAAAGTACATTGATTCGCCTGCTGAATAAGCTTGAGAGTCCGACTGAGGGTACCATCACCATTGCCGGACGGGAAATTTCACGAATAAAGGGCGCTGAGCTGAGAAAAGCGCGGCAAGAAATTTCAATGATTTTTCAGCACTTCAACCTTCTCTGGTCAAGGACTGTCCGTGATAACATTGCGTTTCCTCTTGAAATTGCCGGGGTGACCGGAGCGGAACGGAAAAAGAAGGTTGATGAACTCATTAAGCTTGTCGGCCTTGAAGGAAGGGAAAATGCTTACCCTTCACAGTTGAGCGGCGGTCAGAAGCAGCGTGTCGGCATCGCTCGGGCGCTGGCCAATAACCCCAAAGTCCTACTGTGCGATGAAGCGACTTCAGCGCTTGATCCGCAGACAACTGACTCGATTCTTGATCTGCTAGTCGATATTAACAAACGGCTTGGGCTTACGATTGTCCTGATTACCCACGAAATGCATGTGATCAGGAAAATCTGCCATCGCGTCGCTGTGATGGAAAGCGGAAGGATTGTCGAACTTGGCCCGGTTCTGGATGTTTTCCGGAATCCGCAGCAGCCGATTACAAAACGGTTTGTCCAGCAGGTGACAGAGCCTGAGGAAACAAAGGATACAGTTGAACATTTGGTTGAACGCTATCCTACTGGGAGTGTCATTCAGCTGACTTTTGTCGGTGAATCTGTCGAACAGCCGTTGATTACAAATCTAATCAGAAATTTTCATATTACGGCAAATATTTTGCAGGGGAAAATTTCACAGACACAAAGCGGCTCATATGGCACATTATTCATTCACCTTGATGGATCCGAGCAAGAAGTGGCGAAAGCCCTTGAATATATCCGCTCACAGCAAATTGGAGTGGAGGTGATTGTGAATGACTGA
- the sufC gene encoding Fe-S cluster assembly ATPase SufC, with translation MGGSTLTIKDLHVEIEGKEILKGVDLEVKGGEIHAIMGPNGTGKSTLSSAIMGHPKYEVTSGTVTLDGDDVLEMEVDERARAGLFLAMQYPSEINGVTNADFLRSAINSRRGEGNEVSLMKFIRQMDEKMEMLEMDEDMAQRYLNEGFSGGEKKRNEILQLMMLEPKIAILDEIDSGLDIDALKVVSKGINAMRGEDFGCLIITHYQRLLNYITPDYVHVMMQGRIVKSGGPELAQRLEAEGYDWIKQELGIEDETVGQEA, from the coding sequence ATGGGTGGATCAACTTTAACGATCAAAGATCTCCATGTTGAGATCGAAGGGAAAGAAATTCTAAAAGGTGTGGACCTCGAAGTAAAAGGCGGGGAAATCCATGCAATCATGGGACCTAACGGAACAGGGAAATCAACTCTATCTTCTGCGATCATGGGGCATCCTAAATATGAAGTAACTAGCGGAACAGTCACACTTGATGGTGATGACGTCCTTGAAATGGAAGTTGACGAACGCGCCCGCGCGGGACTTTTCTTGGCAATGCAATATCCAAGCGAAATCAACGGCGTGACAAATGCCGACTTTTTACGTTCAGCCATCAACAGCCGCCGCGGCGAAGGCAATGAAGTTTCTTTAATGAAATTTATCCGCCAGATGGACGAGAAAATGGAAATGCTTGAAATGGACGAGGATATGGCCCAGCGCTACCTGAATGAAGGCTTCTCCGGCGGTGAGAAAAAGCGGAATGAAATCCTTCAGCTTATGATGCTTGAGCCGAAAATCGCCATCTTGGATGAAATCGATTCTGGACTTGATATCGACGCCCTTAAGGTTGTTTCAAAGGGAATCAACGCGATGCGCGGCGAAGACTTCGGTTGCTTAATTATTACACACTATCAGCGTCTTCTAAACTACATTACGCCTGATTATGTGCACGTCATGATGCAGGGTCGAATTGTGAAATCCGGCGGACCTGAACTTGCGCAGCGCCTTGAAGCGGAAGGATATGACTGGATCAAGCAAGAGCTTGGCATTGAAGATGAAACTGTCGGCCAAGAAGCATAA